One genomic window of Cupriavidus oxalaticus includes the following:
- a CDS encoding type 1 glutamine amidotransferase domain-containing protein, which yields MKVLIVLTSHDQLGDTGEKTGFWLEELAAPYYVLKDAGVEVTLASVNGGQPPLDPKSNDPSFQTHATRRFDGDAEAKAALAATIKLSEVSADGYDAVFYPGGHGPMWDLAEDSHSKDLIERMIATGKPVALVCHAPGVLRHVKAKDGSPLVKGKNVTGFTNSEEQAVGLAEVVPFLVEDMLKASGANFSKAADWQPYVVTDGLLITGQNPASSDPVANALLTHLKHG from the coding sequence ATGAAAGTCCTGATTGTCCTGACGTCTCACGACCAACTCGGCGATACCGGCGAGAAGACCGGGTTCTGGCTGGAAGAACTGGCCGCACCCTACTACGTGTTGAAGGATGCCGGCGTCGAGGTGACGCTTGCTTCCGTGAACGGCGGGCAGCCCCCGCTCGACCCGAAGAGCAATGACCCTTCCTTCCAGACCCACGCGACTCGCCGCTTTGACGGCGATGCGGAAGCCAAGGCGGCACTCGCGGCGACGATCAAGCTGTCGGAGGTCTCGGCGGACGGGTACGACGCCGTGTTCTATCCGGGCGGCCACGGGCCGATGTGGGACCTTGCCGAGGACTCGCACTCGAAGGACCTGATCGAGCGCATGATCGCCACAGGCAAGCCGGTCGCACTGGTCTGCCATGCACCCGGCGTGCTGCGTCATGTGAAGGCGAAGGACGGCAGCCCCCTGGTCAAGGGCAAGAACGTCACGGGTTTCACGAATAGCGAGGAACAAGCGGTCGGACTGGCCGAAGTCGTGCCTTTCCTTGTCGAGGACATGCTGAAGGCAAGCGGCGCCAATTTTTCCAAGGCTGCGGACTGGCAACCGTACGTGGTCACGGACGGCTTGCTGATCACGGGACAGAACCCGGCGTCCTCGGACCCCGTTGCCAATGCGCTGCTCACGCACTTGAAGCATGGCTGA
- a CDS encoding lipase family alpha/beta hydrolase, whose product MESDRIYLKTGEEIGGHAGATIALTPSTDKRRVSLQVPPARVIPIIFLPGIMGSNLRMSRTRQKEIGRTDNIAWRPDDRWDALARRRDSPALRQRNFDPDATEVDRYEITEDAGKFDMTGAETVDSDKRHSNVPDGLPDIGLLMSAPLPPAGEEWKARRGNHESTAAQKARWRGWSEVMFETYGTVIKLLEAHMNDMLMPSSKELSPTWKHGRKVKVLGVAPAYWGGAGDALTEDDIRRVSNCWYPVYAMGYNWLQSNGTSARKIASRIDEIIGMYKANGRKCEKVIVVTHSMGGLVGRALLHPDYGNAKDKILGIYHGVQPALGAGAAYRRVRAGFEAQTSLSGEFTRDVLGRTGKEVTAVFANASGALELLPNASYPRGWLRLQTCDYRQVMALPIVSDEPLKAYRDDLELHRTLGASKPAAPVAVGDPVYDIYGRNPECWWRLLNPEWINPADKKYERADPYALAKQRIADALDFHKNIKDLYHPTTYASYGHDSDQKAYGSVTWRADTTDLAPHGDPLTWTLQSEDAEGRIVVRTKSGQPLTLRLEPPEDAGDQTVPAKASAEAVRGTLFRQTGYEHQDSYKNDQVLASTLYSIIKIANTAEWWDQ is encoded by the coding sequence ATGGAATCTGATCGCATCTACCTGAAAACCGGCGAGGAAATCGGTGGGCACGCCGGTGCCACCATTGCCCTGACGCCTTCGACCGACAAGCGGCGCGTGAGCCTGCAGGTGCCGCCTGCCAGGGTGATTCCCATCATCTTTCTGCCGGGCATCATGGGCAGTAATTTGCGCATGAGCCGCACGCGCCAGAAGGAGATCGGGCGTACTGACAACATCGCATGGCGTCCCGACGACCGTTGGGACGCCCTTGCCCGTCGCAGGGATTCGCCAGCCCTGCGGCAACGGAACTTCGACCCCGACGCGACCGAAGTGGACCGTTATGAAATCACCGAGGATGCCGGCAAGTTCGACATGACCGGCGCGGAAACGGTGGACTCCGACAAGCGTCACAGCAATGTGCCGGACGGACTGCCCGATATCGGCTTGCTGATGAGCGCACCGCTGCCGCCAGCCGGCGAGGAATGGAAAGCCCGGCGCGGCAATCATGAATCCACGGCGGCGCAGAAGGCGCGCTGGCGCGGATGGAGCGAAGTCATGTTCGAGACGTACGGCACCGTGATCAAGCTGCTGGAGGCGCATATGAACGACATGTTGATGCCATCGTCCAAGGAGCTCTCGCCAACCTGGAAGCACGGCAGGAAGGTAAAGGTGCTGGGCGTCGCTCCCGCCTACTGGGGCGGTGCGGGCGATGCGCTCACCGAGGACGATATCCGGCGCGTGTCGAACTGCTGGTACCCGGTCTACGCGATGGGCTACAACTGGCTGCAAAGCAACGGTACGTCGGCGCGGAAGATTGCCAGTCGCATCGACGAGATCATCGGAATGTACAAGGCCAATGGGCGGAAGTGCGAGAAGGTGATCGTGGTCACTCATTCCATGGGCGGGCTGGTTGGCCGCGCGCTGCTACATCCGGACTACGGCAACGCGAAGGACAAGATTCTCGGGATCTACCACGGTGTACAGCCAGCACTTGGAGCCGGGGCGGCCTACCGGCGCGTGCGCGCAGGCTTCGAGGCGCAGACCAGTCTGTCTGGGGAGTTTACGCGGGATGTCTTGGGCAGAACGGGCAAGGAAGTGACGGCAGTCTTTGCCAATGCTTCCGGGGCATTGGAACTCTTGCCGAACGCCTCATATCCGCGCGGCTGGTTGCGTCTGCAAACATGCGACTACCGCCAGGTGATGGCGTTGCCGATCGTGTCGGATGAACCATTGAAAGCGTACCGGGATGATCTGGAACTGCACCGCACGCTGGGCGCGAGTAAGCCAGCGGCGCCGGTGGCTGTTGGCGATCCGGTCTATGACATCTATGGGCGCAACCCGGAGTGCTGGTGGCGGCTGCTGAATCCGGAGTGGATCAATCCTGCCGACAAGAAGTATGAACGTGCGGATCCTTACGCATTGGCTAAACAGCGGATTGCCGACGCACTGGACTTTCACAAAAACATCAAGGACCTGTATCACCCCACCACTTATGCCAGCTATGGTCATGACAGTGACCAGAAAGCCTACGGCAGTGTGACTTGGCGCGCGGACACTACCGATCTGGCGCCGCACGGCGACCCGCTCACATGGACGCTACAAAGCGAGGACGCCGAAGGCCGCATCGTGGTGCGCACCAAGAGTGGTCAGCCGTTGACGCTGCGCCTGGAGCCTCCGGAGGACGCTGGGGACCAGACGGTGCCGGCCAAAGCCTCGGCCGAAGCCGTGCGCGGTACGCTGTTCCGGCAGACCGGCTACGAGCATCAGGACAGCTACAAGAACGATCAGGTATTGGCGAGCACACTGTACTCGATCATCAAGATCGCCAACACCGCCGAATGGTGGGATCAATGA
- a CDS encoding T6SS immunity protein Tli4 family protein, translated as MIRRALTISFAALLVAACQSHTYPGKNMSEPAALSPRLQTLFAKTRQVCFGRYVVEVPAEAKLLWGFQEFPGKIVAHIGAAGELKEVAQAYRDKVLAANKTAEISYFGPGPIHKSIEVRSFESKNAKTFGVEKARTFVSNGSHLFEWFYGGEELAPLVAGIRARDNADIPTAPGVCIDHGFVADASGTFQEIFSAGIRLPSFPDVSFSVDSNKLATVDDTDDVGLLASIAQQKKDLGHRYPKLTTLRERKRTVGVWQGEESLVRRADGTHDFEWEAVGKERSTLHPAWINAKMYTKVAANRVGAADTASLSDEEAIALWNRLLDGVRFRVNAPPTQTGGPVTVRSDEITTLSGMWRASLPPGHPQAAWVGSKSSIVRQKGMPMIRFGLSPADEALVVWTWMGEASE; from the coding sequence ATGATCCGCCGAGCCCTAACCATAAGCTTTGCCGCTTTGCTGGTCGCGGCCTGCCAATCGCATACCTATCCGGGGAAGAACATGTCGGAACCCGCTGCACTGTCACCGCGCTTGCAAACGCTCTTCGCCAAGACCAGGCAGGTATGTTTTGGACGCTACGTGGTGGAGGTGCCGGCGGAAGCCAAGTTGCTGTGGGGCTTCCAAGAGTTTCCGGGAAAGATCGTCGCACACATTGGAGCCGCTGGCGAACTGAAGGAGGTGGCGCAGGCGTATCGCGACAAAGTGCTTGCGGCAAACAAGACTGCCGAGATTTCCTATTTCGGGCCGGGACCTATTCACAAAAGCATCGAAGTTCGATCGTTTGAGAGCAAAAATGCGAAAACATTTGGAGTCGAGAAGGCAAGGACATTCGTGTCAAATGGCTCACACCTGTTTGAATGGTTCTACGGCGGCGAGGAGCTCGCCCCTTTGGTAGCCGGCATCCGCGCACGCGACAACGCCGACATTCCAACTGCTCCAGGCGTCTGCATCGACCACGGCTTCGTCGCGGACGCATCCGGCACATTCCAGGAAATCTTCAGCGCAGGTATCCGTCTGCCAAGCTTTCCGGATGTCAGCTTTTCGGTGGACTCCAACAAGCTGGCGACCGTTGACGACACCGATGACGTAGGATTGCTGGCCTCGATCGCCCAGCAAAAGAAGGATCTCGGCCACCGCTATCCAAAGCTGACGACCTTGCGGGAGCGCAAGCGTACGGTCGGCGTCTGGCAGGGCGAGGAATCGCTGGTCCGCCGTGCGGATGGCACGCATGACTTCGAATGGGAGGCCGTGGGCAAGGAACGCTCAACGCTGCACCCCGCCTGGATCAACGCGAAGATGTACACGAAGGTGGCCGCCAATCGTGTCGGGGCCGCAGACACGGCATCGTTGAGCGACGAGGAAGCCATTGCCCTCTGGAACAGGCTGCTGGATGGCGTGCGCTTTCGCGTCAACGCGCCGCCGACGCAGACGGGTGGTCCCGTCACGGTGCGCTCGGACGAGATCACGACCTTGTCCGGCATGTGGCGCGCCTCGCTTCCGCCGGGACACCCACAGGCGGCGTGGGTGGGCAGCAAATCCAGCATCGTCAGGCAGAAGGGGATGCCGATGATCCGCTTCGGGCTGTCGCCTGCCGACGAAGCGCTGGTGGTGTGGACGTGGATGGGTGAGGCCAGTGAATGA
- a CDS encoding methyltransferase family protein, producing the protein MRPTPGLAFATLAGTVAYLAIAIAGWGGIGAFFAHPARVALTIVLFALAVAALFSGGNISSGMREDRGNRWVLGAFGVLGLLAAYLPAYTDRIGFWTLDGDTVRWIGVALFATGGVLRLWPVFVLGRRFSGLVAIQPGHTLVTTGIYGVIRHPSYLGFVISSLGWVLGFRSGVGVLLTLAMVPVLVARIRAEEALLLDQFGDEYAAYCGRTWRMVPGVY; encoded by the coding sequence ATGCGCCCGACTCCCGGCCTGGCATTCGCCACCCTCGCCGGCACCGTTGCCTACCTGGCCATCGCAATCGCAGGCTGGGGCGGCATCGGCGCCTTCTTCGCGCATCCCGCGCGCGTGGCACTCACCATCGTGCTGTTTGCACTGGCCGTGGCCGCGCTGTTCTCGGGCGGCAACATCAGCAGCGGCATGCGCGAAGACCGCGGCAACCGCTGGGTGCTGGGCGCGTTCGGCGTGCTGGGGCTGCTTGCGGCGTATCTGCCGGCCTATACCGACCGCATCGGCTTCTGGACGCTGGACGGCGATACCGTGCGCTGGATCGGCGTGGCCTTGTTTGCCACTGGCGGCGTGCTGCGCTTGTGGCCGGTGTTCGTGCTCGGGCGGCGGTTCAGCGGGCTGGTGGCGATACAGCCCGGGCATACGCTGGTGACGACCGGCATCTATGGCGTGATCCGGCATCCGAGCTATCTCGGGTTCGTGATCAGTTCGCTGGGGTGGGTACTCGGGTTCCGCTCAGGCGTGGGGGTGTTGCTGACACTGGCGATGGTGCCTGTGCTGGTAGCGCGCATCCGCGCGGAAGAGGCGTTGTTGCTCGATCAGTTTGGCGATGAGTATGCGGCGTACTGCGGGCGGACGTGGCGGATGGTGCCGGGGGTGTATTAG
- a CDS encoding nucleotide pyrophosphohydrolase, giving the protein MPLIDIQNLQQAAFAFGEARNWGKYHSPKNLAMALSVEVAELVEIFQWQTEDESRQVMSTHKREHVEQELADITIYLTQLVTALGVDLDAAVRAKMEMNARKYPLPE; this is encoded by the coding sequence ATGCCACTGATCGATATCCAGAACCTCCAGCAAGCCGCCTTTGCCTTTGGCGAGGCCCGCAACTGGGGCAAATACCACAGCCCCAAGAACCTGGCGATGGCGCTGAGCGTCGAGGTGGCCGAGCTGGTCGAGATCTTCCAGTGGCAGACCGAGGACGAGTCGCGTCAGGTCATGTCGACGCACAAGCGTGAGCATGTGGAGCAGGAGCTGGCCGATATCACCATCTACCTGACGCAGCTGGTGACGGCGCTGGGTGTGGACCTTGACGCCGCGGTGCGCGCCAAGATGGAGATGAATGCCCGGAAGTATCCGTTGCCGGAGTGA
- a CDS encoding class I SAM-dependent methyltransferase: MGDKQATSSGAGEQAALWNGPTGQAWVAQQALLDRMLQPMEALLAGAVDAGTAQHLLDVGCGAGATTLALARLTGARGHCTGIDISGPLVDVARSRAQREGVPATFVHADAQAHAFAPGSFDAIVSRLGVMFFTDPVAAFANLRRAAKPGAALRCIAWRSAADNPFMTTAERAAAPLLPNLPPRQPGGPGQFAFGDRQLVRSILEDSGWTAIDITPVDVACALPAHALEDYFTSLGPVGLALRDADAVTRAQVVEVVGNAFRPYVQGETVPFTAACWMITARAPAGPEAEHATEHG; this comes from the coding sequence ATGGGTGACAAGCAGGCAACAAGCAGTGGCGCCGGCGAACAAGCCGCGCTGTGGAACGGCCCGACCGGCCAGGCATGGGTAGCGCAGCAGGCGCTGCTTGACCGGATGCTCCAGCCGATGGAAGCGCTGCTGGCCGGCGCGGTCGATGCCGGCACGGCGCAGCACTTGCTCGACGTAGGATGCGGTGCGGGCGCGACGACGCTGGCCCTCGCGCGGCTGACCGGTGCGCGCGGGCATTGCACGGGCATCGACATCTCCGGCCCGCTGGTGGACGTGGCGCGGTCGCGCGCGCAACGGGAAGGCGTGCCGGCCACGTTCGTCCACGCGGATGCACAAGCCCATGCCTTCGCGCCAGGCAGCTTTGACGCCATCGTGTCGCGCCTTGGCGTGATGTTCTTCACCGACCCGGTCGCCGCCTTTGCCAACCTGCGGCGTGCCGCAAAGCCGGGCGCCGCGTTGCGTTGCATCGCCTGGCGCAGCGCGGCGGACAACCCCTTCATGACCACTGCCGAGCGCGCCGCTGCGCCGTTGTTGCCGAACCTGCCACCCCGCCAGCCGGGTGGGCCTGGCCAGTTCGCGTTCGGCGATCGCCAGTTGGTGCGGTCCATCCTCGAGGACAGCGGCTGGACCGCCATCGACATCACGCCGGTCGACGTGGCATGCGCGCTGCCGGCGCACGCGCTGGAAGACTACTTCACGAGCCTGGGCCCCGTCGGCCTGGCGCTGCGCGACGCAGACGCAGTCACGCGTGCCCAGGTTGTCGAAGTCGTCGGCAACGCCTTCAGGCCCTATGTGCAGGGCGAGACCGTGCCCTTCACCGCAGCCTGCTGGATGATTACTGCGCGGGCGCCCGCCGGCCCGGAGGCAGAGCACGCAACTGAGCATGGCTGA
- a CDS encoding helix-turn-helix domain-containing protein: MTSLDIAEVAQQAGVPASTLRFYEEKGLIAPIGRRGMRRVYDAAVLERLALIALGRAAGFSLDDIARMFSRQGGPQIDRKLLAAKADELDRTIRKLTAMRDGLRHAAACPAPSHMECPTFRRILGAAASGAIGGRRKRTAAA; this comes from the coding sequence GTGACAAGCCTGGATATCGCCGAAGTGGCGCAGCAGGCGGGCGTGCCTGCGTCGACGCTGCGCTTCTATGAGGAAAAGGGCCTGATCGCCCCGATCGGCCGGCGTGGCATGCGGCGCGTGTACGACGCCGCGGTGCTCGAACGCCTGGCGCTGATCGCGCTCGGGCGGGCGGCGGGATTCTCGCTGGACGACATCGCCCGGATGTTCTCGCGGCAGGGCGGGCCGCAGATCGACAGGAAGCTGCTCGCCGCCAAGGCCGATGAGCTGGACCGGACCATCCGGAAGCTGACGGCGATGCGGGACGGATTGCGGCACGCGGCTGCGTGCCCGGCGCCGAGCCATATGGAATGCCCGACGTTCCGGCGGATTCTTGGTGCGGCGGCATCGGGGGCGATTGGCGGGCGCCGCAAACGTACGGCCGCCGCTTAA
- a CDS encoding methyl-accepting chemotaxis protein has product MFNTLRARIMALCVAIVVAALAINTALNQSVASRYNEDAIDSSLAAVQSGHTSAIVEWVASHSQMINSLQDAVLQPEPDAALRQIADAGRFANVYVGYADKTAKFSKPEGIPPDYDPTGRPWYKQAAAAGKPVVTPPYVDAGTGKLVVAFAVPVIRDGGIKAVVSGDVAMDTVVANVKAIHPTPASFGMLVAKSGEIVAHTDDKLTLKPVTDLIPALTADKLGTLAGATTPLQVDVGGSAKLLGARAIPGTDWMVIVALDKAEATAGMRSVLIASVIALVLIAGVAAIVVWGVATMSLRGLGTVRDAMDAIGSGDGDLTQRLPAHGNDEVAQIARAFNTFADKLCTTMRQIREASESVRAASDEIAAGNIDLSRRTESAAASLEQTAASMEEITATVSQSANSAQHANESVSTASRVAADGGVVIGEVIATMGQIENASVKVSDIIGVIEGIAFQTNILALNAAVEAARAGDQGRGFAVVAGEVRALAQRSAQAAREIKTLIESTVGSVTSGSGQVRRAGETMDEIVSNVSKVTGIINEITHASMEQTRGIQEVNKAVSQLDEMVQQNAALVEQSTAAAAALQTQAGSLAGAVGQFRLG; this is encoded by the coding sequence ATGTTTAATACCCTCCGCGCCCGGATCATGGCCCTGTGCGTGGCCATTGTCGTGGCCGCGCTCGCCATCAATACGGCGCTGAACCAGTCCGTCGCCAGCCGCTACAACGAAGACGCCATCGACAGCAGCCTGGCCGCCGTGCAGAGCGGCCACACCAGCGCCATCGTCGAATGGGTGGCGTCGCACAGCCAGATGATCAATTCCCTGCAGGACGCCGTGCTGCAGCCCGAACCCGATGCCGCGCTCAGGCAGATTGCCGATGCCGGCCGCTTTGCCAACGTCTACGTCGGCTATGCCGACAAGACCGCCAAGTTCTCCAAGCCCGAAGGCATCCCGCCCGACTACGATCCCACCGGCCGCCCATGGTACAAGCAGGCCGCCGCGGCCGGCAAGCCGGTGGTCACGCCGCCTTATGTCGATGCCGGCACCGGCAAGCTGGTGGTGGCCTTCGCCGTGCCGGTGATCCGCGACGGCGGCATCAAGGCCGTGGTTTCGGGCGACGTCGCCATGGACACCGTGGTCGCCAACGTCAAGGCGATCCATCCGACGCCGGCGAGCTTCGGCATGCTGGTCGCCAAGTCCGGCGAGATCGTCGCGCATACCGACGACAAGCTCACGCTCAAGCCCGTCACCGACCTCATCCCCGCGCTGACCGCGGACAAGCTCGGCACGCTGGCCGGTGCGACAACGCCGCTGCAGGTCGATGTCGGCGGCAGCGCCAAGCTGCTCGGAGCGCGCGCCATCCCCGGCACCGACTGGATGGTCATCGTCGCGCTCGACAAGGCCGAGGCCACCGCCGGCATGCGCTCGGTGCTGATCGCCTCGGTGATCGCGCTGGTGCTGATCGCCGGCGTTGCGGCCATCGTGGTGTGGGGCGTGGCGACCATGTCGCTGCGCGGCCTCGGCACCGTGCGCGACGCCATGGACGCCATCGGCTCCGGCGACGGCGACCTGACCCAGCGCCTGCCGGCGCACGGCAACGACGAAGTCGCGCAGATCGCGCGCGCCTTCAACACCTTTGCCGACAAGCTCTGCACCACCATGCGCCAGATCCGCGAAGCCAGCGAATCCGTGCGCGCCGCGTCCGACGAGATCGCCGCCGGCAATATCGACCTGTCGCGCCGCACCGAATCCGCCGCCGCCAGCCTGGAGCAGACCGCGGCGTCGATGGAAGAAATCACCGCCACCGTCAGCCAGTCGGCCAACTCGGCGCAGCATGCCAACGAGTCGGTCAGCACCGCCTCGCGCGTGGCCGCCGATGGCGGCGTGGTGATCGGCGAAGTCATCGCCACCATGGGCCAGATCGAGAACGCCTCGGTCAAGGTCTCGGACATCATCGGCGTGATCGAAGGCATCGCCTTCCAGACCAATATCCTGGCGTTGAATGCCGCCGTGGAAGCCGCGCGTGCGGGCGACCAGGGCCGGGGCTTTGCCGTGGTCGCGGGCGAAGTGCGCGCGCTGGCCCAGCGCAGTGCGCAGGCAGCCAGGGAGATCAAGACGCTGATCGAGTCCACGGTGGGCAGTGTCACCTCCGGCTCGGGCCAGGTCCGGCGCGCCGGCGAGACCATGGACGAGATCGTCAGCAACGTGTCGAAGGTGACCGGAATTATTAACGAGATTACTCACGCATCGATGGAACAGACACGCGGCATTCAAGAAGTGAATAAAGCGGTCAGCCAGCTCGATGAGATGGTCCAGCAGAACGCGGCGCTGGTGGAGCAGTCGACCGCGGCGGCCGCGGCATTGCAGACGCAGGCGGGAAGCCTGGCGGGGGCGGTGGGGCAGTTCAGGCTGGGGTAA
- a CDS encoding DUF4382 domain-containing protein has translation MLNLSHSSTPLRILALSGALALAACGGGGGDDSGGQGTLKVSMTDAPACGYDNVFVTVNKVRVHSSANAEPGAGGWVDIDVVPARKIDLLSLTNGVLTTLGQTVLPAGNYQQVRLVLDANRGGGSGALANSVVPTGGTEQALDTPSAVQSGIKINRSFTVASGTLTDLVLDFDACKSVVTRGNGTYGLKPVVTAIPTVVSGAVTGVVASAPGARVYAERNGVVVKATVADANGNFTLSPIEQSSTAGAVDVVVVPGEANGRGTGIVRSVPVVAGGSTAISNSASPMSLPTSAYRRVSGTVTPASAEATLRALQLVNGGTFEIAATAAETNTGAYSLFVTERALPVAAPVIGTYQASLPIPLQPDGAAGGKYSVQATSNSGAVVTQQVDVNTADVIQNLSF, from the coding sequence GTGCTGAACCTTTCACACTCATCCACGCCGCTGCGCATCCTGGCGCTGAGCGGCGCGCTCGCGCTGGCCGCTTGTGGCGGCGGCGGTGGCGATGATTCCGGTGGCCAGGGAACGCTGAAGGTCTCGATGACCGATGCGCCCGCCTGCGGCTATGACAATGTCTTTGTAACCGTCAACAAGGTGCGCGTGCACAGCAGCGCCAATGCCGAGCCCGGCGCCGGCGGCTGGGTCGATATCGACGTGGTGCCCGCGCGCAAGATCGACCTGCTGTCGCTGACCAACGGCGTGCTGACCACACTGGGCCAGACCGTGCTGCCGGCCGGCAACTATCAGCAGGTACGGCTGGTGCTCGACGCGAACCGCGGGGGCGGTTCGGGTGCGCTGGCCAACTCCGTGGTACCCACCGGCGGTACCGAGCAGGCGCTCGATACGCCCAGCGCGGTGCAGTCCGGCATCAAGATCAACCGCTCGTTCACGGTCGCGTCCGGCACGCTCACCGACCTGGTGCTGGACTTCGATGCCTGCAAGTCGGTGGTGACGCGCGGCAACGGCACCTATGGCCTGAAGCCGGTGGTGACGGCGATTCCGACGGTGGTCAGCGGCGCGGTCACCGGCGTGGTGGCCTCGGCCCCGGGCGCACGCGTCTATGCCGAGCGCAACGGCGTGGTGGTGAAGGCGACGGTGGCCGATGCCAACGGCAATTTCACGCTGTCGCCGATCGAGCAGAGCAGCACCGCCGGCGCGGTCGACGTGGTGGTGGTGCCGGGCGAAGCCAATGGCCGTGGCACGGGCATCGTACGCAGCGTGCCGGTTGTGGCGGGCGGCAGCACGGCGATCTCGAATTCGGCATCGCCGATGTCGCTGCCGACTTCCGCGTACCGCCGCGTCTCGGGCACGGTGACGCCGGCTTCGGCCGAAGCGACGCTGCGCGCGCTGCAACTGGTCAACGGCGGCACCTTCGAGATCGCGGCGACCGCCGCGGAAACCAATACCGGTGCCTACAGCCTGTTCGTGACCGAGCGGGCGCTGCCGGTGGCCGCGCCGGTGATCGGCACCTACCAGGCCTCGCTGCCGATCCCGCTGCAGCCTGACGGCGCCGCGGGCGGCAAGTACAGCGTGCAGGCCACCAGCAACAGCGGTGCGGTGGTGACGCAACAGGTCGATGTGAATACTGCCGATGTGATCCAGAACCTGTCGTTCTGA
- a CDS encoding DUF72 domain-containing protein, protein MAARTAAKSAPAPATEPASAPTAARRKPGGLFRVGIGGWNFAPWRDNFYPARLPQSRELAYASRHLSAIEINSTYHGTQKRSSFIKWRDETPEDFVFAVKASRFATNRRVLAESAESIERFIDSGIAELGPKLGPLVWQFAPTKQFDGEDFEGFLQLLPASVEGVKLRHVLEVRHDSFMTPDYLKLARKYKAATVFTDSPKFPSMADLTGDFVYARLMESSEKLKTGYGPSALDEWAGRAQSWAQGAQPDDLPVLEDRKPAAPKRGKREVFVFFINGAKERAPAAAQALLERLGWTPPADADA, encoded by the coding sequence ATGGCAGCACGCACCGCGGCCAAGTCCGCACCTGCGCCGGCAACTGAGCCGGCGTCTGCGCCGACAGCAGCGCGGCGCAAGCCCGGCGGCCTGTTCCGGGTCGGCATCGGCGGCTGGAATTTCGCACCCTGGCGCGACAACTTCTATCCGGCCAGGCTGCCGCAATCGCGCGAACTGGCCTACGCCAGCCGGCACCTCAGCGCGATCGAAATCAACAGCACTTATCACGGCACGCAAAAGCGTTCGTCGTTTATCAAATGGCGTGATGAAACGCCGGAAGATTTCGTGTTTGCGGTAAAAGCGTCGCGCTTTGCCACCAACCGGCGCGTGCTGGCGGAATCGGCCGAATCGATCGAACGCTTTATCGACAGCGGCATTGCCGAGCTGGGCCCCAAGCTGGGTCCGCTGGTCTGGCAGTTCGCACCGACCAAGCAGTTCGACGGGGAGGACTTCGAAGGTTTCCTGCAACTGCTGCCGGCTTCCGTCGAAGGCGTGAAGCTGCGTCACGTGCTCGAAGTGCGGCATGACAGCTTCATGACGCCGGACTACCTGAAGCTCGCGCGCAAGTACAAGGCCGCCACGGTGTTCACCGATTCGCCGAAATTCCCCTCGATGGCGGATTTGACCGGGGATTTTGTCTATGCGCGCCTGATGGAAAGCAGCGAGAAGCTGAAGACCGGCTATGGCCCCAGTGCGCTCGACGAATGGGCCGGACGCGCGCAGTCATGGGCGCAGGGCGCGCAGCCGGACGACCTGCCGGTGCTCGAAGACCGCAAGCCCGCGGCACCCAAGCGCGGCAAGCGCGAAGTCTTTGTCTTCTTCATCAACGGCGCCAAGGAACGCGCGCCGGCCGCCGCGCAGGCGTTGCTGGAGCGGCTGGGCTGGACGCCGCCCGCCGACGCGGATGCCTGA